A window from Phycisphaerae bacterium encodes these proteins:
- a CDS encoding prepilin-type N-terminal cleavage/methylation domain-containing protein, giving the protein MRTALSTPVPGSCETMMGASRRRAASTLIEVLVVVAIIALLMAILVPSLIRARRLAQGTVCRTHIKQLATAVHVYAAANGRLPGTNTVWGVSYQASSRPPNPAGRRWPNWRSGDSWLGLLCPPDHAWDVNEQQAL; this is encoded by the coding sequence ATGCGGACCGCTTTGTCCACTCCAGTGCCTGGTTCATGTGAGACCATGATGGGGGCAAGCCGTCGCAGAGCCGCATCCACTCTGATCGAGGTTCTGGTGGTTGTCGCAATCATTGCTTTGTTGATGGCCATTCTGGTCCCGTCGCTCATCAGGGCCCGCCGTCTGGCACAGGGAACGGTCTGCAGGACGCATATCAAGCAGTTGGCCACAGCCGTACACGTCTATGCGGCCGCCAATGGTCGCCTGCCTGGCACAAATACTGTTTGGGGGGTCTCCTATCAGGCTTCGTCCAGACCCCCGAACCCGGCCGGACGCCGCTGGCCGAACTGGCGATCCGGCGATTCCTGGCTCGGTCTGCTCTGCCCGCCTGACCATGCCTGGGACGTTAATGAGCAACAGGCCTTGTAG